Proteins co-encoded in one Dehalogenimonas sp. WBC-2 genomic window:
- the pilM gene encoding type IV pilus biogenesis protein PilM, with protein sequence MAKQVTLYIEDTEIKLLVTNGQVVEKWASMMLDSGVVADGVIQQEETVAASLRSLMEAQGLSGSTVTASLSGLNSIFRLITLPEVPKNILEDAIQSEAARVIPVPMDQVYLARQLLSSAAHENRYFLVAYPKNATDSLVRTIQKAGLSVKVMDVAPLSLVRCVHLSRAVVVNTWLSNIDIVILVDRVPEVIRSFPLPAETLTDAERVTTIAEEISRTVTFYNASHTDNPLTADIPILLSGELARETEVWPTLSGKDGRPVELLTFCTTAPEGFEMSQFMVNLGMTVRSSGDTQFGSIINLNALPAQYLPKGISLFNILAPVVGIVLIGALVYGWFYIDDIKQQNDTIQPQIDALQMQVAQSQAQLAGLRDQTAASDAAVNPIESKANALETELQSLREQRERASGHIRNAWRQLPPSTAITLDTIDWDGATLTISGTATGSESNVFDYAAALRGTLRFGNVVVSEIVKELTEDTKVYIYHFTLTLL encoded by the coding sequence ATGGCTAAACAAGTTACCCTTTACATCGAAGATACTGAAATCAAGCTCCTGGTCACCAACGGCCAGGTAGTAGAGAAATGGGCTTCCATGATGCTGGATTCCGGCGTTGTTGCTGACGGCGTTATCCAACAAGAAGAAACAGTAGCCGCCAGTTTGCGTTCCCTCATGGAGGCTCAGGGGCTAAGCGGTTCCACCGTGACCGCCTCCCTGTCCGGTTTGAACTCTATCTTTCGCCTGATCACTCTGCCGGAAGTGCCTAAGAACATTCTTGAAGATGCCATCCAGAGTGAGGCTGCCCGCGTTATCCCCGTTCCCATGGATCAGGTTTATCTTGCCCGCCAACTTTTAAGTTCTGCGGCGCATGAGAACCGCTACTTCCTGGTAGCTTATCCAAAGAATGCTACCGATTCTCTGGTGCGCACCATCCAAAAGGCCGGCTTAAGTGTCAAAGTCATGGATGTCGCCCCTCTTTCACTTGTCAGGTGTGTCCATCTCAGCCGCGCTGTTGTTGTGAATACATGGCTGTCAAATATAGACATTGTTATTCTGGTTGACCGCGTGCCTGAAGTCATCCGCAGCTTCCCGTTACCCGCTGAAACTCTCACCGACGCTGAGAGGGTCACGACAATCGCCGAAGAGATATCCCGCACTGTTACTTTTTACAACGCTTCGCACACCGATAATCCGCTGACCGCCGATATCCCCATCCTACTTTCCGGTGAACTGGCGCGGGAGACTGAAGTCTGGCCAACCTTGAGCGGTAAGGACGGTCGCCCCGTTGAGCTGTTAACTTTCTGCACCACCGCACCCGAAGGCTTTGAAATGAGCCAGTTCATGGTCAACCTGGGCATGACTGTCCGGAGTTCCGGTGATACCCAATTTGGTTCCATCATCAATTTGAACGCCCTACCCGCCCAGTATCTGCCAAAGGGCATCAGCCTGTTCAACATTCTGGCGCCGGTGGTCGGTATTGTTCTCATTGGGGCGTTGGTTTACGGCTGGTTCTATATCGACGATATTAAACAGCAAAACGACACTATCCAGCCGCAGATAGATGCACTGCAGATGCAGGTCGCTCAGAGCCAGGCCCAACTGGCCGGTCTGCGCGACCAGACCGCAGCCTCCGATGCCGCCGTTAACCCGATCGAAAGCAAAGCCAACGCTCTGGAGACAGAATTGCAGAGTCTGCGTGAACAGCGGGAACGTGCCTCCGGTCACATCCGCAACGCTTGGCGGCAATTACCCCCATCAACCGCCATTACCCTGGACACAATCGATTGGGATGGTGCCACCCTTACCATCAGTGGCACTGCCACCGGGAGCGAAAGCAATGTTTTCGACTACGCCGCAGCCCTGCGGGGCACCCTGCGTTTTGGGAATGTAGTAGTGAGCGAAATCGTAAAGGAACTGACCGAAGATACCAAGGTCTATATTTACCATTTCACCCTGACACTGCTCTAA
- the mraZ gene encoding cell division protein MraZ, protein MFFFGEFNYKLDEKGRIPVPPRFRIPLKDGFFLTPGPDNCINAYSIREWQTLSEKINSAVSSPSKLRKLKRAVFGQAFPAAIDGQGRVSLPESLRLHAGIAAEAVVVGVSDHLEIWAKETWDIEKADDQEQAWQILEGLENR, encoded by the coding sequence ATGTTCTTTTTCGGTGAATTTAACTACAAGTTGGATGAAAAGGGCCGTATCCCGGTTCCGCCACGCTTCCGTATCCCGCTGAAAGACGGTTTTTTCCTAACACCGGGGCCGGATAATTGCATCAACGCCTATTCTATCAGGGAATGGCAGACCTTGTCTGAAAAAATAAACTCTGCGGTAAGCAGCCCCAGTAAACTGCGCAAACTCAAACGAGCTGTCTTCGGCCAGGCTTTCCCTGCCGCCATAGACGGCCAGGGGCGTGTCTCTCTGCCTGAATCACTGCGGCTTCACGCCGGGATCGCCGCTGAAGCAGTGGTGGTAGGCGTCTCTGACCACCTTGAGATATGGGCTAAAGAAACCTGGGATATTGAAAAGGCTGATGATCAGGAGCAAGCCTGGCAAATACTAGAAGGCCTGGAGAACCGTTAG
- a CDS encoding secretion system protein (General secretion pathway protein E / type II secretory pathway, ATPase PulE/Tfp pilus assembly pathway, ATPase PilB) — MPAATTDSNNIAANMAVYLRGQGYTVTEQAVLKGRSGLEHTFDVLARRNDGFADRAIAFTVLSDLPDRAAAESAIFAFANKTYDTGISERVVVLPTHLAKQVQEFAESQKVQIFDQASLQGLFNQNQVPPAETPVLDQPLKFADKAELIASLKKTGYKVEEHAVLSGRSGVQHTFDLIARQNGTQEHNLGIDIFENTQLINMEDIAVFEAKAYDARISAKFIATSANLSDEAAKFAESQKISIIELTRPDKPEIKKIAAKPQANTFQSTPAAPDEAPPSASALEPKPKASNKPGAELRQSPTPEALKLIPEVMARRYNAIPVKVNGNILEIAMVNPSDIMALEALSAYSKRRVKAVPADENELREAIDFNYKGYGEVDKFLSRVSISAEATDESLAMSAAIDAPLAQALNLIIEESVKARASDIHLEPDEERLRVRFRIDGALQEMMSLPISVQRAIISRIKILSSLNIADHHHPQDGQFSTVSGGRNIDIRVATAPTVHGEMSVLRILDKSRGLMQLPHLGFNEASLAKFENMLKVPYGMLLVSGPTGAGKTTTLYAALSTMDTKSRNIITIEDPAEYRFKDINQIQVNVQAGITFASGLRSILRLDPDVIMVGEIRDAETANIGVQAALTGHLMLSSIHANDTVGVLYRLIDLGVEPFLIASAVIGIVAQRMVRRICPYCNHQVEAPVVEQVAYERETGEKKTKFTYGTGCKSCAYTGYMGRVGVYEIMYFSETMKRMLLEGATSVDLRTQSIKEGMVTMMKDGMLKVQEGITTPSEVLRNAYSPEEKF; from the coding sequence ATGCCAGCCGCCACTACCGACAGCAACAATATAGCCGCCAATATGGCGGTCTACCTCAGAGGCCAGGGTTATACAGTAACCGAACAGGCTGTTTTGAAAGGACGCTCAGGCTTGGAGCATACTTTTGACGTTCTGGCCCGCCGCAACGACGGTTTCGCTGACCGGGCCATTGCCTTTACAGTACTTTCCGACCTGCCGGATAGGGCTGCTGCAGAGTCAGCGATTTTCGCTTTCGCCAATAAAACTTATGACACCGGCATTAGTGAGCGGGTGGTGGTACTACCGACGCACTTGGCTAAACAGGTTCAGGAATTCGCAGAAAGTCAGAAAGTCCAGATCTTTGACCAAGCCTCTCTCCAGGGTCTTTTCAACCAGAACCAGGTGCCACCGGCCGAAACTCCGGTTTTGGATCAGCCCCTCAAATTTGCTGATAAGGCAGAACTTATTGCATCTCTCAAGAAAACCGGTTACAAGGTTGAGGAACATGCAGTGTTGTCCGGACGCAGCGGCGTCCAGCACACATTTGACCTGATTGCACGCCAGAACGGTACTCAAGAGCACAACCTGGGCATAGATATCTTTGAGAACACCCAATTGATAAACATGGAAGATATCGCTGTCTTTGAGGCCAAAGCCTATGACGCCCGTATCAGCGCCAAATTCATCGCCACTTCGGCCAATCTTTCTGATGAAGCCGCCAAATTCGCGGAAAGCCAAAAAATCAGCATTATTGAATTAACCCGGCCGGACAAACCAGAGATTAAAAAAATCGCAGCCAAACCGCAGGCTAACACATTCCAATCCACACCTGCCGCGCCTGATGAAGCCCCGCCGTCTGCATCAGCACTGGAACCTAAACCAAAGGCAAGTAACAAACCGGGAGCGGAACTTCGTCAGTCACCGACGCCGGAAGCCCTGAAACTCATTCCGGAGGTGATGGCCCGCCGCTATAACGCCATTCCGGTGAAAGTTAACGGCAACATCCTGGAAATAGCGATGGTCAATCCCTCAGACATCATGGCCCTGGAGGCGTTGAGCGCTTATTCCAAGCGCCGTGTAAAAGCCGTCCCCGCCGATGAAAATGAACTCCGTGAAGCCATTGATTTCAACTACAAAGGTTATGGCGAGGTAGATAAGTTCCTGTCACGGGTTTCTATTTCCGCGGAAGCCACCGATGAAAGTCTGGCGATGAGCGCTGCTATTGATGCTCCACTAGCCCAGGCACTGAACTTAATCATTGAAGAGTCAGTCAAAGCCCGCGCCTCGGATATTCATCTGGAACCGGATGAAGAGCGACTGCGAGTACGTTTCCGCATTGACGGTGCATTGCAGGAAATGATGAGCTTACCCATCAGTGTGCAGCGCGCCATCATTTCCCGTATCAAGATTTTGTCATCTTTGAATATCGCTGATCACCACCATCCCCAGGATGGTCAGTTCTCAACCGTCTCCGGCGGCCGCAACATTGACATCCGCGTCGCCACTGCTCCAACCGTTCACGGAGAAATGTCGGTGCTGCGTATTTTGGACAAGTCCCGTGGCCTGATGCAGTTGCCTCACCTGGGCTTCAATGAGGCTTCATTAGCCAAATTTGAAAATATGCTGAAGGTGCCCTACGGCATGCTTCTGGTTTCAGGACCCACCGGTGCCGGTAAGACCACCACGCTGTACGCAGCATTGAGTACTATGGACACCAAATCAAGGAATATTATCACTATTGAAGACCCGGCGGAATACCGCTTCAAAGACATCAATCAGATCCAGGTCAATGTCCAGGCCGGCATCACCTTTGCCTCTGGCTTGCGCTCAATCCTGCGCCTGGACCCGGATGTCATTATGGTCGGTGAGATTCGTGACGCTGAAACAGCCAACATTGGCGTTCAGGCTGCCCTAACAGGCCATCTGATGCTGTCATCCATCCACGCCAATGATACCGTTGGCGTCCTGTACCGTTTGATTGATCTGGGTGTTGAGCCTTTCCTTATTGCTTCTGCCGTCATCGGTATCGTTGCCCAGCGCATGGTGCGCCGTATCTGCCCCTACTGCAACCATCAGGTGGAGGCTCCGGTGGTAGAGCAGGTGGCATACGAGCGGGAGACCGGTGAGAAAAAAACCAAGTTCACCTATGGTACCGGCTGCAAATCATGCGCCTACACCGGTTATATGGGCAGAGTTGGCGTCTATGAGATCATGTATTTTTCAGAGACTATGAAGCGTATGCTATTGGAAGGTGCCACTTCAGTTGACCTACGGACTCAATCCATAAAGGAAGGCATGGTCACCATGATGAAGGACGGTATGCTCAAAGTACAGGAGGGCATCACCACTCCCTCGGAGGTATTGAGAAACGCTTACTCGCCGGAGGAAAAATTCTAA
- a CDS encoding dephospho-CoA kinase (dephospho-CoA kinase archaeal, predicted), with translation MKSPTIIAMVGMAGAGKTELSRLFEQGGYSRIRFGDITDDEVRRRGLPLNEANERTVREALRQELGMAAYAKLNQPRIDEALKKGPVVIDGLYSWEEYLFLKDHYQDQLAVTAVWSSPSIRTHRLATRGVRPLTREETFSRDRAEVENVSKAGPIAVADYMLINEGTFDELKRQAWELLDELKNE, from the coding sequence ATGAAATCTCCTACCATCATCGCCATGGTCGGCATGGCCGGCGCCGGTAAAACTGAGCTTTCCCGGCTTTTTGAACAGGGCGGCTACTCCCGTATCCGCTTCGGCGATATTACCGATGATGAGGTCAGGCGCCGCGGCCTGCCGCTCAATGAAGCCAACGAACGCACCGTCAGGGAAGCCTTGCGGCAGGAATTAGGCATGGCGGCCTACGCTAAACTAAATCAGCCGCGTATTGATGAAGCTCTCAAAAAAGGCCCGGTAGTCATTGACGGTCTTTACTCATGGGAAGAATATCTCTTCCTCAAGGACCACTACCAGGACCAATTGGCAGTGACCGCCGTATGGTCATCACCCAGTATCCGCACTCACAGGTTGGCCACCAGAGGCGTCCGGCCGCTGACCCGTGAAGAAACATTCTCCCGAGACCGCGCCGAAGTGGAGAATGTCAGCAAAGCCGGCCCCATTGCCGTGGCAGATTACATGCTCATCAACGAGGGCACTTTTGATGAACTTAAACGGCAGGCCTGGGAACTCTTAGATGAACTCAAGAACGAATGA
- the pilA gene encoding PilA (type IV pilin) has translation MVTRNKQIKGIKKNGFSLIEVLIALLLLVTVGLAFLTILANSSSHTLNANVRATAESISRTQMEYIKSRPYNGANPPTYLPDTTTFDSNIWHVVITGVRLDPKGDGLSTDDGIQKIIVTVQYNKGGTWTDVVTLEGYKYSG, from the coding sequence ATGGTCACCCGGAATAAACAGATAAAAGGAATAAAGAAAAATGGCTTCAGCCTGATTGAGGTACTGATAGCGTTGCTGCTATTAGTCACCGTGGGTTTAGCTTTTCTGACCATCCTAGCCAACTCATCATCTCATACTTTGAATGCCAATGTTCGAGCCACCGCTGAAAGCATCTCACGTACTCAGATGGAATATATCAAATCGAGGCCTTACAACGGCGCCAATCCTCCAACCTACCTGCCTGATACCACCACTTTTGACAGCAACATCTGGCATGTCGTTATTACCGGGGTCAGGCTTGACCCTAAAGGTGACGGGCTTTCTACCGATGACGGCATACAAAAAATCATCGTCACAGTTCAATATAACAAGGGTGGCACCTGGACTGACGTGGTCACGCTGGAAGGTTATAAGTACTCGGGATGA
- the pilX gene encoding type IV fimbrial biogenesis protein PilX produces MDVLHVTRMKRERGASLLLALVMLAVGALILVPLLSFMASGLKITGQVENNVANTYAADAGIERGIFYLTSVERPTFDDGGTPQIPLSPITQDDGTVVNVILNAVAGQTGVYKLTSTSTSPAGIIRTIVAFVELAGTGGVFDNAIISLDGDVYMSGSAKVIGDIYCGGSLVMDGSSIINGNAYSDDAINLAWSVTISGDAFTPEEIVSPNPNPAIGGLYPGAPTQEPATLTDDEIDGIVADTLAETNFTHISAGPATDTNLTFSYYPAPSSTYTSAIHATGNMNISTGTSITFKQAVFIDGDLTINSSNCTFIFEGPVVVGGKVNLQNGNAVFKSSLWVGNDLVRGGSATASFESAVRIGRDLNLGSGGGVTFGGTIYVGRDFLCSGASSIYISDDIYVGRNLTLSGSSYIVGGQTVVVLGDVDLSGATKITDAGQLPFILAPNGDFDISGSGYASAVVYAPEADVSISGAAKLYGAVISNSITLTGSASVEYAAGLDGRDDLPGSSGGGAVSILTWDIR; encoded by the coding sequence ATGGACGTATTACACGTTACCCGTATGAAACGGGAAAGAGGCGCTTCCCTCCTCCTGGCGCTGGTCATGCTGGCCGTCGGTGCCCTGATTCTCGTCCCGCTCCTCTCTTTCATGGCCTCCGGTCTGAAGATTACCGGTCAGGTGGAAAATAATGTCGCCAATACCTATGCGGCGGATGCGGGTATTGAGAGAGGTATCTTCTACCTGACCAGCGTCGAACGTCCGACTTTCGATGACGGTGGCACCCCGCAGATCCCCCTGTCACCGATCACCCAGGATGACGGCACAGTCGTTAACGTTATCCTCAATGCCGTCGCCGGTCAGACCGGTGTTTATAAGCTTACATCAACTTCGACCTCACCCGCCGGCATCATCCGGACCATTGTCGCCTTCGTTGAGCTTGCCGGAACCGGCGGCGTTTTTGATAATGCTATCATCTCTCTGGACGGCGACGTCTATATGAGCGGTTCCGCTAAAGTCATCGGTGACATTTATTGCGGCGGCAGCCTGGTCATGGATGGCTCTTCGATCATCAACGGCAATGCATACTCGGATGATGCCATTAACCTTGCATGGTCTGTTACCATTTCCGGTGACGCCTTCACCCCGGAAGAGATTGTAAGCCCGAATCCGAATCCGGCGATAGGCGGATTGTACCCAGGTGCACCAACCCAGGAGCCAGCGACCCTTACTGACGACGAGATTGACGGCATTGTCGCTGATACTCTCGCAGAAACCAATTTTACACATATATCTGCCGGTCCGGCGACTGACACCAATCTGACTTTCAGTTATTACCCGGCACCATCATCAACCTACACTTCCGCCATCCACGCTACCGGTAATATGAACATCAGTACTGGCACCAGCATTACCTTTAAGCAAGCAGTATTCATTGACGGCGATTTGACCATAAACAGTTCCAACTGCACTTTTATCTTTGAGGGACCTGTAGTCGTCGGCGGCAAGGTTAATCTGCAAAACGGCAACGCCGTCTTTAAGAGTTCTCTGTGGGTCGGCAATGACCTGGTGCGCGGCGGCAGCGCCACCGCTTCTTTTGAAAGCGCGGTGCGCATCGGCCGCGACCTCAATCTTGGTTCCGGCGGCGGCGTCACTTTCGGAGGCACTATTTACGTTGGCCGGGATTTCCTGTGCAGCGGTGCCAGTTCAATCTACATCAGCGACGACATCTATGTCGGCCGCAATTTGACCCTCAGCGGTAGTTCGTATATCGTCGGCGGGCAGACCGTCGTAGTGCTGGGCGATGTTGACCTCAGCGGTGCCACCAAGATCACCGATGCCGGCCAACTGCCGTTCATCCTGGCACCCAACGGTGACTTCGATATCTCCGGCAGCGGCTATGCCTCAGCCGTGGTCTATGCCCCCGAAGCCGATGTATCCATCTCCGGTGCCGCTAAACTCTACGGTGCGGTCATCAGCAACAGCATTACTTTAACCGGCAGCGCCTCGGTGGAATACGCCGCCGGACTTGACGGCCGTGATGACCTACCCGGCAGTAGCGGCGGCGGAGCGGTCAGCATCCTCACCTGGGATATTCGGTAA
- the comEB gene encoding dCMP deaminase, which yields MKQRPDTDDYFLKIAAVVAERSTCRRRHVGAVAVKQKHILTTGYNGAPAGMPDCLELGCLRDENNIPSGTRHEICRAVHAEQNVIIQAAQHGVNLEGATVYCTHTPCVLCAKMLANARIKRYVSFGHYADEAFLELFNKTGIEVDIRPRPPAIIEFME from the coding sequence ATGAAGCAGCGTCCTGATACTGACGATTATTTTTTAAAGATCGCCGCTGTTGTCGCTGAGCGCTCAACCTGCAGGCGGCGTCATGTCGGTGCCGTAGCCGTCAAACAAAAACACATTTTAACCACCGGCTACAACGGCGCTCCGGCTGGCATGCCGGATTGTCTGGAACTCGGCTGCCTGCGCGATGAGAACAACATCCCCTCCGGCACCCGCCATGAGATCTGCCGTGCCGTCCACGCTGAACAGAATGTCATCATCCAGGCGGCACAGCATGGGGTCAACCTGGAAGGGGCTACCGTCTACTGTACCCACACACCCTGCGTACTGTGCGCCAAAATGCTGGCCAACGCTCGCATTAAACGGTATGTCAGTTTCGGTCATTATGCCGACGAAGCTTTCCTCGAACTATTCAACAAGACCGGTATTGAAGTAGACATCCGCCCCAGACCTCCGGCCATTATCGAATTCATGGAATAA
- the pilC gene encoding pilus assembly protein PilC (General secretion pathway protein F / type II secretory pathway, component PulF / type IV fimbrial assembly protein PilC): protein MDFAYVAYNQERRLIQGKITAADKESAGKLLSHNGFQVLSLKAQSKLFSASTSSLFAQKVKLKEIVLFARQLALLLESGTDIVKSLELLQDQTTNKTFRNVLGAVANDIRGGSSLSSAMGKHPKTFPPLFHRVLSAGEQGGNLETVLRNMADFMQRMADTQKKIKSALTYPVVVAVVAVVVVAVLMIFVMPTFTDLYRQLGTELPTATKILIDVTDFSTAYGIYILGALVAAVIGLVIWARTPAGRFALDKALLKMPVIGRIIQLSELSRACQTIALLFRAGLPLPEIMTQAVNATSNKVVGTALLEVQQELIRGEGISGPMSRRKVFLPMMVQMVGVGEETGKLDDTLSTVAHTYDMEADDRIRGAIDLIQPAMTIVIGLVVAFIAVAMVSSMYSLYGQL from the coding sequence ATGGATTTCGCGTATGTAGCTTATAACCAGGAACGCAGACTGATACAGGGCAAGATCACCGCTGCGGATAAAGAATCGGCGGGCAAACTGCTGTCACACAACGGTTTCCAGGTGCTTTCGCTAAAAGCCCAGTCAAAGCTATTTTCGGCCAGTACCTCCAGTCTTTTCGCCCAAAAAGTTAAGCTCAAGGAAATCGTTCTTTTTGCCCGCCAGTTGGCGCTGCTGCTTGAATCCGGCACGGATATCGTTAAATCTCTGGAACTGTTGCAGGACCAGACCACCAACAAAACCTTCCGAAATGTGCTTGGCGCCGTTGCCAATGACATCCGCGGCGGCTCATCGTTGTCTTCCGCTATGGGCAAACATCCCAAGACCTTTCCGCCGCTGTTCCATCGGGTGTTATCCGCTGGTGAGCAAGGCGGCAACCTGGAGACGGTCCTCCGCAACATGGCGGATTTCATGCAGCGCATGGCCGATACCCAAAAGAAGATAAAAAGCGCCCTGACCTATCCCGTGGTGGTAGCCGTTGTCGCCGTTGTGGTGGTAGCCGTTCTCATGATCTTTGTGATGCCCACCTTCACCGATCTCTACCGCCAATTGGGTACCGAACTGCCCACCGCCACAAAAATCCTTATTGATGTCACTGACTTCTCTACCGCTTACGGTATTTATATCCTGGGCGCGCTGGTGGCCGCCGTTATTGGACTCGTCATCTGGGCGCGCACTCCCGCAGGCCGGTTCGCCCTGGACAAGGCTCTGCTGAAAATGCCGGTCATTGGCCGCATCATCCAGTTGTCAGAACTGTCACGGGCGTGCCAGACTATTGCCCTCCTCTTTAGAGCCGGTCTGCCGCTGCCGGAGATCATGACCCAGGCGGTCAATGCCACCTCCAACAAAGTGGTTGGCACGGCGCTTCTTGAGGTCCAGCAGGAACTCATACGCGGTGAGGGTATCTCCGGTCCTATGTCTCGCCGCAAGGTCTTTCTGCCCATGATGGTGCAGATGGTTGGCGTCGGTGAGGAGACCGGCAAACTTGATGACACTCTTTCTACCGTAGCCCATACCTATGATATGGAGGCTGATGACCGCATCAGAGGCGCCATTGACCTCATCCAGCCCGCCATGACCATCGTTATTGGTCTGGTGGTCGCCTTCATAGCCGTGGCTATGGTGTCCTCAATGTACTCGCTCTATGGACAACTCTAA
- a CDS encoding rRNA small subunit methyltransferase H: MTTTHIPVMLEETLQALAVGPGGRYIDGTTGAGGHARAILEMSAPGGQLLGIDADPASLETAQQNLAGFEGSYLLVNDNFSNIESICRANDFFPVHGIILDLGLASMQLTATGRGFSFQHDTPLDMRFSPDQKVTAAEIVNTYSESEIANILYRYGEEKRSRAIARRIVESRPIRTTTELASLVAKIVGHGEDIHPATRTFQALRIAVNEELTRLESALDQSVRLLGFGGRLVVISYHSLEDRIVKQFFQQDSRDCVCPSDLPECRCGHVARLRILNKKVITPSDEELRINPRSRSAKLRAAERILSREEDEVSLEDHFFLTANNRSLVRNCLEAGSPTPVAPGVTPLPRRAAM; the protein is encoded by the coding sequence ATGACCACTACCCACATACCGGTAATGCTAGAGGAAACGCTGCAGGCTTTGGCAGTGGGGCCGGGTGGACGCTATATTGACGGCACTACCGGCGCTGGCGGTCATGCCCGCGCCATACTTGAAATGAGCGCCCCGGGTGGCCAGTTACTGGGCATCGACGCCGACCCGGCCAGTCTTGAGACGGCACAGCAGAATCTGGCCGGTTTTGAAGGATCATATCTGCTGGTTAACGATAATTTCAGTAATATCGAATCAATTTGCCGGGCTAATGATTTTTTCCCGGTGCACGGTATCATCCTGGACTTGGGATTGGCTTCCATGCAGCTTACGGCCACCGGCCGCGGCTTTTCATTCCAGCACGATACTCCGCTGGATATGCGGTTCTCGCCGGATCAGAAAGTAACGGCGGCTGAAATCGTCAATACCTACTCAGAATCTGAGATCGCCAATATCCTTTATAGATACGGAGAGGAAAAACGCAGTCGCGCCATCGCCCGGCGTATTGTCGAATCCCGCCCCATCAGAACAACCACTGAACTGGCCAGTCTGGTAGCCAAAATCGTAGGCCATGGCGAGGACATCCATCCGGCAACACGCACTTTCCAGGCACTCCGCATCGCCGTCAACGAGGAACTCACCCGGCTGGAAAGCGCTTTAGATCAATCAGTGCGCTTGTTGGGCTTTGGTGGACGGCTGGTAGTCATAAGCTATCATTCACTGGAAGACCGTATTGTCAAACAGTTTTTTCAGCAGGATTCCCGTGATTGCGTTTGCCCGTCTGATCTCCCGGAATGCCGCTGCGGCCATGTCGCCCGTTTGCGCATCTTGAATAAAAAGGTGATTACTCCTTCTGATGAGGAATTAAGGATAAATCCCCGCAGCCGCAGCGCCAAATTGCGAGCAGCCGAGCGCATCCTCAGTCGAGAGGAAGATGAGGTATCGCTCGAAGACCATTTTTTTCTAACAGCTAATAACCGGTCATTGGTTAGGAATTGCCTTGAGGCGGGCAGCCCTACCCCTGTAGCTCCCGGTGTGACCCCCTTGCCAAGGAGGGCTGCGATGTGA
- a CDS encoding type II secretion system protein — MRAFAPRSEGKGGFTLVEILVALAILGLLAGAVTTAIYQIFSVNTQSNNAMLVIRQVQDLGQWLNRDIQTAQKITPGANDGLPLVLEWDYRGFSDGVYTGEKHRITYTYDADTGIITREDVVYDADNNIGTPQVIVAARYINAVSFEGSILEVTAAIGNQSETRTYEITVRVTQG, encoded by the coding sequence ATGCGCGCTTTTGCGCCCCGGTCTGAAGGTAAGGGCGGCTTTACTCTGGTGGAGATACTGGTTGCCCTGGCCATCCTGGGACTACTGGCTGGTGCCGTTACCACCGCCATCTACCAGATTTTCAGCGTCAATACCCAGTCTAATAATGCCATGCTGGTCATCCGGCAGGTCCAGGATCTGGGTCAGTGGCTGAACCGTGATATACAAACGGCCCAGAAAATAACCCCCGGCGCAAACGATGGTCTTCCGCTGGTGCTGGAATGGGACTACCGTGGTTTCAGCGACGGCGTCTATACCGGTGAAAAACACCGTATCACCTACACCTACGATGCTGATACGGGCATCATCACCCGTGAGGACGTGGTTTATGATGCCGATAACAATATCGGAACACCGCAGGTTATCGTAGCCGCCAGGTACATCAATGCCGTCTCTTTCGAAGGCAGTATCCTGGAGGTTACCGCCGCCATTGGCAATCAATCAGAGACCCGAACCTATGAAATAACGGTTAGAGTAACACAAGGATAA